A single window of Deltaproteobacteria bacterium HGW-Deltaproteobacteria-18 DNA harbors:
- a CDS encoding Rrf2 family transcriptional regulator: MQFSIGVEYAFHSLFYMVEIPGRKPLGIRQIAELNAIPESYLSKVFAKLSKAGIVRSIPGVKGGYELARNSENISFWDVIEAIEGPSYFFQCAEIRKNNIFVDDPLAFTDKCPCLIKVVIQEAEELLRTSLRAKSLRWLHDQAHASFPESRKNAILDWIKAL; this comes from the coding sequence GTGCAGTTTAGTATCGGGGTAGAGTACGCGTTTCATTCTCTTTTTTACATGGTGGAGATTCCCGGCCGCAAGCCGCTTGGAATTAGGCAAATCGCGGAACTGAACGCTATTCCGGAGAGTTATCTGTCAAAGGTCTTCGCGAAGCTCAGCAAGGCCGGGATCGTCAGGTCCATTCCTGGTGTGAAGGGCGGTTACGAACTGGCCAGAAATTCCGAGAACATTTCCTTCTGGGATGTAATTGAGGCTATCGAGGGGCCGTCATATTTCTTCCAGTGCGCGGAAATCAGGAAGAATAACATCTTTGTGGATGACCCTTTGGCTTTCACGGACAAATGCCCTTGTCTGATCAAGGTCGTCATCCAGGAAGCAGAGGAACTGCTCCGGACCAGCCTGCGCGCTAAATCGCTACGCTGGCTGCACGACCAGGCGCATGCCAGTTTCCCTGAAAGCAGAAAGAACGCGATATTGGACTGGATCAAGGCGCTTTAA
- a CDS encoding FMN-binding protein, whose amino-acid sequence MFNQIFRDVVSSEGVVSIVTCAENESHVVNTWNSYLHLTEDGKILIPAWKMRKTEKKVQINDKVLLTLGSKEVQGKMGPGTGFLLEGTAKFIRSGPDFDMMKAKFTFQTRLLEVTITSVKQTI is encoded by the coding sequence ATGTTTAATCAAATATTCAGGGATGTTGTCAGCTCAGAAGGGGTAGTGTCCATTGTCACCTGCGCCGAAAACGAGTCGCATGTCGTGAACACATGGAATTCCTACCTTCACCTGACCGAAGATGGAAAAATCCTGATTCCTGCCTGGAAAATGAGGAAGACAGAGAAGAAAGTACAGATCAACGACAAGGTGCTACTTACTCTCGGGAGCAAGGAAGTGCAGGGAAAGATGGGACCGGGAACGGGCTTTCTGCTTGAAGGCACTGCCAAGTTCATCAGATCCGGACCAGACTTCGACATGATGAAAGCGAAATTCACCTTCCAGACCCGGCTTCTCGAAGTGACGATCACGTCGGTAAAGCAGACCATCTGA
- a CDS encoding transposase: MARPLRIEYPGAWYHIMNRGRRHEQIFVDSRDYQAFIDLLEAVSEMFNAQVAAYALMPNHYHLLLRTPEANINRIMRHVGGVYTQTFNRRHDHDGQLFRGRYKAILVDEDEYLLGLVRYIHHNPLKAGMVKKLEEYEWSSHRGYLSDDEARQWLYREPVLKEFSTHLDEARRGYRRFMAKDDDGRLDDIFSRMNLPA, translated from the coding sequence ATGGCAAGACCCTTAAGAATCGAATACCCCGGCGCTTGGTACCACATCATGAACCGTGGCCGCAGGCATGAACAGATTTTTGTGGATTCCAGGGACTATCAAGCGTTCATTGATCTGCTCGAAGCCGTCTCCGAAATGTTCAACGCCCAGGTCGCGGCATATGCCCTGATGCCCAACCATTACCATCTGCTCCTGCGCACTCCCGAAGCCAACATCAATCGCATCATGCGACATGTCGGCGGTGTGTACACGCAAACCTTCAACCGCCGACACGACCATGACGGTCAGCTCTTTCGCGGCCGATACAAGGCCATCCTGGTGGATGAGGACGAATATCTGCTCGGCCTTGTCCGCTACATCCATCACAACCCTCTCAAGGCGGGCATGGTCAAGAAGCTCGAAGAATACGAATGGAGCAGCCACCGTGGGTATCTTTCCGACGACGAGGCTCGGCAGTGGCTCTATCGTGAGCCTGTGCTGAAGGAATTTTCCACTCATCTGGACGAGGCTCGGAGAGGATATCGCCGCTTCATGGCCAAGGACGATGACGGGAGATTGGACGATATTTTCTCCAGGATGAATTTGCCTGCGC
- a CDS encoding endonuclease: MLKLNHPTFDYVETINRCCSGITGNPDFRGKVISSSDILISEAENYERLAPTGSLYTIQPTPKTIDENQIVIGNMSRSDLLKLYSTYFVDQDKPARPIYDIIMASAKEKCPFCGGIGRPKNLDHYLPKAHFPQFSIFPLNLIPSCRDCNMDGKGHTFATCEEEHILHPYLDDDRFFHEQWLHARHIIDTDDCDAMEFYVNPPDAWTPSQKRRAMTHFVSFDLGFRYSLEAASRLGIYLRQIEDLTLLSLDIETAKNVILQPVIDSAPFINHWERVMCISLINELN, translated from the coding sequence ATGTTGAAACTTAATCATCCAACATTCGATTATGTCGAAACAATTAATAGATGCTGCTCAGGAATAACAGGAAACCCAGATTTTCGAGGCAAAGTAATTAGCAGCAGTGATATTTTAATATCTGAAGCTGAAAATTATGAGAGACTTGCACCAACTGGATCACTCTATACCATACAACCTACCCCGAAAACCATCGATGAGAATCAGATTGTAATAGGAAACATGTCTCGATCTGACTTATTAAAATTATATTCAACTTATTTCGTAGATCAGGACAAACCAGCCCGACCAATTTATGATATCATAATGGCATCAGCCAAAGAAAAATGCCCTTTTTGCGGTGGTATTGGACGCCCAAAAAACCTAGACCACTACCTCCCCAAAGCGCACTTCCCACAGTTCTCAATTTTTCCGTTAAATCTGATTCCATCATGCAGGGACTGCAACATGGATGGCAAAGGACATACATTTGCAACCTGCGAAGAAGAGCACATATTGCATCCATATCTAGATGATGACCGCTTTTTTCACGAGCAATGGCTACATGCTAGACATATAATTGACACCGATGACTGTGACGCAATGGAATTTTACGTTAATCCGCCAGACGCGTGGACTCCATCTCAAAAGCGAAGAGCAATGACTCATTTTGTGTCATTTGATTTAGGATTTCGGTATTCACTAGAAGCCGCATCACGACTTGGCATTTATTTAAGACAAATCGAAGATTTAACTTTACTTTCTTTAGATATAGAAACAGCAAAAAATGTCATTCTACAACCTGTTATCGACTCAGCACCATTCATAAACCATTGGGAAAGAGTAATGTGCATTTCGTTAATTAACGAATTAAATTAA
- a CDS encoding phosphoglucomutase, alpha-D-glucose phosphate-specific (catalyzes the interconversion of alpha-D-glucose 1-phosphate to alpha-D-glucose 6-phosphate): MAAHPLAGASVPESMRINVPRLISDYYTLTPDPSQADQLVAFGTSGHRGCAFKASFNEPHILAITQAVCEYRASKGIDGPLFVGMDPHALSEPALRTVLEVLAAAGADCRFQQGFGYTPTPVISHAILTYNRGRASGLADGLIITPSHNPPEDGGIKYNPPHGGPAGTDVTGWIEKRANALLENIGSVPRIPLARALKQGQCREHDFIRPYVLDLENAIDMQAIKNSGISIGVDPLGGAGLPFWEPIAEHYGLDIKVVSTVLDPAFMFMSLDKDVKIRMDCSSSHAMAKLIAMKDSFSIAFANDPDADRHGIVTAGHGLMNPNHYISVAIDYLLAHRPNWSPSAQVGKTLVTSSMVDRVVAAHGRGVREVPVGFKWFVDDLLAGTCCFGGEESAGASFLRRSGEAWTTDKDGILLNLLAAEITAVTGKDPGDIYRELESRHGSPIYERLQAPAGMAQKKLLSSLSAEQVTSSELAGEPILAKITHAPGNGAAIGGLKVVTQNGWFAARPSGTEDMYKIYVESFLGREHLERIKTEAQDMVDGVLAGA, from the coding sequence ATGGCAGCCCATCCCCTTGCCGGCGCATCCGTGCCGGAATCCATGCGCATAAATGTGCCCCGGCTCATCTCCGACTACTACACCCTGACGCCTGATCCTTCGCAGGCGGATCAGCTTGTGGCCTTCGGCACGTCAGGACACCGGGGCTGCGCTTTCAAGGCGTCCTTCAACGAGCCTCACATCCTGGCCATCACCCAGGCCGTTTGCGAATATCGCGCATCAAAGGGCATAGACGGCCCCCTGTTCGTGGGCATGGACCCCCACGCCCTTTCCGAGCCGGCCTTGCGCACGGTTCTGGAGGTGCTGGCCGCGGCCGGAGCGGACTGCCGGTTTCAGCAGGGCTTCGGATACACGCCGACGCCGGTCATCTCCCACGCCATATTGACCTACAACCGTGGCCGCGCCTCAGGACTGGCCGATGGCCTGATCATCACCCCTTCGCACAATCCGCCCGAGGACGGCGGCATCAAATACAATCCGCCCCACGGCGGTCCGGCCGGGACCGACGTTACCGGCTGGATCGAGAAGCGGGCCAACGCGCTGCTCGAAAACATCGGCTCGGTGCCGCGCATCCCCCTGGCCCGGGCCTTGAAGCAGGGTCAGTGCCGGGAGCATGACTTCATCCGTCCCTATGTCCTTGATCTGGAAAACGCCATCGACATGCAGGCCATCAAGAATTCGGGCATCAGTATCGGCGTCGACCCTCTGGGCGGGGCCGGGCTGCCTTTCTGGGAGCCCATTGCCGAGCATTACGGGCTTGATATCAAGGTGGTCAGCACGGTCCTGGACCCGGCCTTCATGTTCATGAGCCTCGACAAGGACGTCAAGATCCGCATGGACTGCTCTTCGTCCCATGCCATGGCCAAGCTCATTGCCATGAAGGATTCGTTTTCTATCGCCTTCGCCAACGATCCTGACGCCGATCGCCATGGCATCGTCACCGCCGGGCATGGGCTCATGAACCCAAATCATTACATTTCCGTGGCCATCGACTATCTGCTCGCGCACCGGCCGAACTGGTCGCCCTCGGCGCAGGTGGGCAAGACCCTGGTCACCAGTTCCATGGTCGACCGCGTGGTGGCGGCGCATGGACGCGGGGTGCGGGAAGTGCCGGTGGGATTCAAGTGGTTTGTGGACGATCTTCTGGCCGGGACATGCTGCTTCGGTGGCGAGGAGAGCGCCGGGGCATCCTTTCTGCGCCGCAGCGGCGAGGCCTGGACCACGGACAAGGACGGAATTCTTCTGAACCTGCTCGCCGCCGAGATTACCGCCGTCACCGGTAAGGACCCGGGGGACATCTACAGGGAGTTGGAATCGCGGCACGGCAGCCCCATCTACGAACGCCTGCAGGCACCGGCGGGCATGGCCCAGAAGAAGCTGCTCTCGTCGCTCTCGGCGGAGCAGGTGACCTCGTCCGAACTGGCAGGAGAGCCCATCCTGGCCAAGATCACCCATGCCCCGGGCAACGGCGCAGCCATCGGCGGCCTCAAGGTGGTCACGCAAAACGGCTGGTTCGCGGCACGCCCTTCGGGCACGGAGGACATGTACAAGATCTATGTGGAGAGTTTTCTGGGCCGGGAGCACCTGGAGCGCATCAAGACCGAGGCCCAGGATATGGTCGACGGGGTGCTGGCGGGGGCGTGA
- a CDS encoding metal-dependent phosphohydrolase, whose amino-acid sequence MNEILTSKVILNIFRNSFLKLITFLFILISLSLLLFQEFFIIPKFNEIQFMSIESEAKRTANHIRKSMNIFTFNDDIDISDKFVADINNLLLDFNILKIRIFDSQGKILFSSTNDEIGQINQHEYFQKIVSKGRIYSKVVRKENLTMEGERINSSVAEVYLPVLKDKFKGAFEIYYDISEQERTIMNNNFALRICTSLMWTILSAIFASLLFKASISNIFRTEFESKLTTSNLSLESAVLEKTREIKATQIVSIHALASLAEHYDAATGQHLERIQQYTSAIIDQIIKSSSIYKDYILSHSYSYIHDVTLASLLHDIGKTAIPTQILLKPEALTPDEFNIIKQHTIIAGEALLQANEVFRKEFGKDSYLALARDIALYHHEKWDGTGYPHGLKEQDIPLSARITAIADVYDALTSERPYKSVWTHEQAIEEIVNHSGTHFDPELVKAFVACSEQFRAISASTEL is encoded by the coding sequence ATGAACGAAATATTAACATCGAAAGTAATATTAAATATTTTCAGAAATTCGTTTTTGAAATTAATTACATTTTTATTTATTTTAATTTCATTATCTTTACTTCTTTTCCAAGAGTTTTTCATTATACCAAAATTTAATGAAATTCAGTTTATGAGCATCGAATCAGAAGCAAAGAGGACTGCGAACCATATCAGAAAATCAATGAATATTTTTACATTTAACGATGATATTGATATATCTGATAAGTTTGTAGCTGATATTAACAATTTACTTTTAGACTTTAATATATTGAAAATCAGGATTTTTGACTCCCAAGGTAAGATATTATTTTCATCGACAAATGATGAAATAGGCCAAATTAATCAGCATGAATATTTTCAAAAAATAGTTTCAAAAGGTAGAATTTATTCAAAAGTTGTGCGCAAAGAAAATCTTACCATGGAAGGAGAACGTATCAACTCAAGCGTTGCAGAAGTTTATCTACCAGTTCTCAAAGATAAGTTTAAAGGTGCATTCGAAATATATTATGACATTTCAGAACAAGAACGCACAATTATGAACAATAATTTTGCGCTTCGTATCTGCACGTCATTAATGTGGACAATTCTATCAGCAATATTTGCATCCTTATTATTCAAAGCAAGCATATCAAATATTTTTCGAACCGAATTTGAATCAAAGCTTACAACTAGCAATTTGTCCCTTGAAAGTGCCGTATTAGAAAAAACTCGCGAAATCAAAGCAACACAGATCGTTTCAATACACGCCCTTGCTTCACTTGCTGAGCACTATGACGCCGCAACAGGACAGCATCTAGAAAGAATTCAACAATATACAAGTGCAATAATTGATCAAATTATTAAATCTTCAAGTATATACAAAGATTATATTTTATCACACTCTTACTCCTACATTCACGATGTCACACTCGCTTCTTTGCTTCACGACATAGGAAAGACGGCCATTCCTACACAAATACTCCTCAAGCCAGAAGCCCTAACTCCAGATGAGTTTAACATCATTAAGCAACACACCATCATCGCTGGCGAAGCGTTGTTGCAAGCAAACGAAGTTTTCAGGAAAGAATTTGGCAAGGACAGTTACTTGGCGTTAGCTCGCGACATCGCCCTTTATCATCACGAAAAATGGGACGGGACAGGGTATCCTCACGGGCTTAAAGAACAGGATATTCCACTATCAGCAAGGATTACTGCCATCGCAGATGTTTATGACGCACTGACTAGTGAAAGACCTTACAAATCCGTTTGGACACACGAGCAGGCTATTGAAGAGATCGTCAATCATTCAGGCACTCATTTTGACCCAGAACTCGTCAAGGCTTTCGTAGCGTGTTCTGAGCAGTTCCGTGCCATCTCTGCTTCAACAGAACTCTGA